DNA from Gemmatimonadota bacterium:
GTCGAGCGGCGCGCCCCACGAGTCCAGCACGGCCAGTTCGCCCGACACCTTGCGGTTCCATATCGAAAGCTGGCGGTCGAAGGGGCGGAAGGCACTGAGAATCGTGAAGTCAAAGCCCCGCGTGGCAGCCGCGTCCTTGAGTGCGAGGAAAGACGGCACGGCGTCGACGTGCATCCGTGCACTGAGTCGGGTGCCGTCGGCGTCTGAGCAGAGGTGGCGGTCGGACTGGCCAACGAGGCCTTCGACGGTCCATGGGGCGAGAGCCATTCGGAGACCGTATCGCCTCGACACCGTCCTCGCCACCCCCAGCCTCGCCCTGGTTCTTCAGGTCGGCCAGGTGTGAAACATCGCCACGAGTGGGGGCGTCGACGGCGTCGCGCGTGACCGCGGCCAGGGGAGCGTCGATGGTCGTGCACGCCAGGAGGGAGAGGGCAATCGCCAGCTGCAGCACGAGGTGCAACGAACGCATGGTGGCTCCAGGGGAGGCGGCGGGAGGACGAGCCGTGGCGTGCACTGGTGCCGACGGCCCGTGCGGTGCCACGATTCGCGGTGTCTGCGCCCGCACCCTGGTGCACGGATTCCCGCAGGCCAAATGGAAAACCGGGGAGACATCGACCTGGTGGAGAGCGCGCCTCCGGCCGCCGCGTCGGTGGCGCGCCGCTCAGCGGGCCGACCGGCACACGCCTAACGCAGCGGACTGGGCGCCGACGGTTGCCGCGAGCTTCGCCGAGTCGGTGGCGCTGGCCGTGCCCTTGGCCACCATGTCGCCCCACAGGGCGACCGCCCGCTGGAAGAGGGGGGGAGCCTGTCGGCATGCGGCCGCCGCGTTTCCGACGCGTCGGCGCACGAGATCCACATAGCCCGACGCGAGTCCGCTGTAGGTTTCGGCGAAGAAGCTGCGGATGACGGCGTCGGTGGAGTCGACGGTCGTTCGCTCCATGAGGGACACCGTCTCCCGCAGCATGACCGCCGCGTCGTCCTCGACGCCCGAGCGCGCAACCGTCTGCGCAATCTTGGCGTGCGCCTCGATGAGCGATGCGCGCTTCCAGAGGTTGGTCCCCTGGTTGTAGAGCGCCACGGTGACGGCGCGTTGCAGGTCGGCGTTGAGCGGCTGCTCGGCGGCCAACTCCCGGCGGAGCGCCAGGGAGCGACGCACATTGTCCAGCGCGGCGGGGAGTTCGGCCATGTCGAGCAAGAGCATCCCCAGGTGCTCGGTCGTAATCGAGTAGCCACGCCGCGCTGGCGTCCCGTCGCGTTCGTTGGGGGGCATGGAGTCGATGGCGGCCAGCGCCGCCAGGTACTCGCGCCGGGCCCCGCTGTTGTCACCAACACCGGCCAGGATCATGCCGAGGTAGTCGTGACTCTGGTGGAGCCGGAGGCGCAGGTCCTGCTGGGCGGGATTCGCCCTGGCCACGGACTCCAGCATGCGCAGCGATTGCCGCGTGCGCGCCAGCGCCTGCTGCGGGTCACCCGTCTCCCACAGCAGCATCCCGAGGTCGCGTGAGACGCGCGCGATCGCCCCGCGCGTATCGAGGCGGGTCGAGTCGAGGCGCAGCAGGGGTTCGAGGATCGACAACGCCTTGCGGTAGCTCGCGATCGCGCCACTGGTGTTCCCCAGGCTTGCCACCAGCGTTCCGCCCTGCACGTCCCCCATGCGTTCGTACGCCGCTGCCAGTTCCTGCTGCAACGACGGATCGTCGCTCGCTTCTGCCGAGAGTTTGTCGAGGTACTCGAGACCGTCCTTGACCAGGCGTTCGCGCACCGGGGTCGACCCGGGGAGGTCGACGACCGCGTCGTGATAGTCAAAGAGCACCGATCGGGCCAGGGTGCGCAGCTGCCCGAAGCGACGATTGGCGCGCTCGGCGTTTTGTGTGGCCACGCGCGCTTGCCAGGCCACCGCCGCCGTCCCCGTTACCAGGAGCAGAGCGGCGATCAGGGAGATCGCGACCGCTGCGGAGTTGCGCTGCACGAACTTGCTGGCGCGATACCGGAACGTGTCGGTGCGCGCGATGACCGGGAGGCCGGCCAGGTGCCGGCGGATGTCGGCGGCCAGTTGTTCAACCGAGGAGTAGCGCCGCTGCGGCTCCTTGCGGAGCGCCATGAGGACGATGTTGTCCAGGTCGCCGCGCAAGTCGCGCTGCATCCGTCCGGCACTCGCGGCCGCGACGGTACTGGGGCGCGGCGGCTCCGTGGTGCGAATGGACTGCGCCATGTCGTCGGGCGAGCGACTTCGCACGGCATGCGGCAGGGAGCCGGTGAGCAACTCATACAGGATCACACCTAACGAGTAGACGTCACTGCCTTCCAGTTGTTCCGGGGCTCGCGTACGCCGGCGTAAGGGCCCGCACGCCGGTGCCGGTGGCGCCCTCGCCCTCGTCCTGCAGGATGCGGGCGATGCCGAAGTCGAGGAGCTTGGGGACGTCGCCGGGCGTGACCAGGATGTTGAGCGGCTTGAGATCGCGATGCACCACGAGCTGCTGGTGCGCGTAGCCCACGGCGTCGCACACCTGCAGGAACAGCTCCAGGCGCGCCGTCAGCGGCAACGCGTGCGTCCGGGCGTAACGGTCGATGGGTTCGCCCTCGATGTACTCCATCACGAAGTACGGGCGCCCGTCGTCGGTGGTCCCACCATCGAGCAAGCGCGCGATGTTGGGATGGGCGAGCGAGGCAAGGATCTGGCGCTCGGCGCGGAATCGGCGCACCACGAAGTCGGTGTCCATCCCCCGCTTGATCAGCTTGAGCGCCACCTGCTGCCGGAACTGCGCGTCCGACCGCTCGGCCCGGTACACCACCCCCATGCCACCGCGACCGATCTCGCTCAGCAGGCGGAAGGGGCCGATCTGGCGCCCGATGGCATCGTCGTCAGGCGCATCGGCCGCTCTCTGCACGTCATGGAGGAGGGCGTCGAAACGTTCGAAGGCCACCTCGTCGATCCACAACGGCTCGCCGGTCGCGACGGTCAGCAGTCCTTCGACGTCGGCTCGCAGTGCCAGGTCTCCTTTGCACGCGGCGTCGAGGTAGGCGGCCCGCTCCCCCGCGGGAAGCTCGACGACGCGCTCGAGTATCGGCGCCACGCGCTCCCAGCGCTCAGGCGTCCAGTCGTTTGGTTCTCGATGGGGTCGTGCGTCGCTGGACGTCAGGAGCAGGCTCCGCGCCGTGAAAGGAACTGGGTGAGGCCCCCAGCAGACGATACGGCGCGGGTGGAGTCAAAGCGGAAGCGCAGACGGGAGCGCGACCGCGAGTGGTGCCGGAGGGGCCCGATTTCCGCTTCTGCGATGCCGCCACGTGTCGAGGGAGTCAGGCAGCTCGTCTCTCTCTCACGGACCGGTCCCGTGCGCAACGTCCTCCCTCGTCCCCTGCCGGTCGTGGCCGGCGCCTCGCGTCCCGCGCTCACCGTCGTCGCAGCGCTGGTGCGCGGCACTGGGTGCGCAACGCTCGGTGTGTCGCTCGCCGTTGGTTCAGTCCACGCGCAGGGTGGTTCGACGCCCCGCGGCGCGCTCCCCCACATCCCGCTCTGCGCGGGACTCACCATCACGACGGCCATCAGCCAGGCCAATGGCGACTACGAGTCGATCAAGACCGTGCGCGCGGTGACCGCCCGTGACGTTCGCCTCACCTACTCTTCGGAGGGGATGGTGATGGAGATGCTCGACGCTGCCCCGCGGCTGCAACGCGTGAACGTGCGCCGCACCATCGCGCGTGCCGACCTCGACACCGCCTCGCTGTACCTGCAGCAGTACAGCGCATTCACGCCAGAGCTGGTCCCCGGCACCACGGCACTCGGTACGTCGAGCGCCGTACTGCGCTCGCTCATGCTCCGGGGACGGGCCGACGTGGGGATCTTCATCCCCTTCAGCGGCCAGGCCGTCCTGGACCGGAACGAGCATCCCAACGTGTACGACAACGCGATGGTCGCCACGCTGCATCGGGTTGCCGGCAGCCCGGTCGTGGTCCCGGTGATCGTGGATGACCGTCCGGTCGACCTCCCGGCGATACGTGTCGCCGGGAACTTCTTCGGCGACAGCACCGAACTGTTCTTCCTGGACGACCCAGCCAACCCCATCACGCTGCGCTTCCGCTTCGGTATCGGCGCGATCACGCAGGGCGACGCCGACCTGTCCAATCCCCTGCTCGGCAAGGTCAAGGCTGGCGATGACCGCGACGTGTTGCGCGTGGTAAAGATCTCCACGCGGTGCGAGGGCGGCACATCGGCTTCCGGTGGCGCGAGTCCGGGAACCGCCCCACCGCCGGCGGGTGAAGCGGGGAGCGAGGAGCTTGCGCGCATGGAGCAGGCGCTGCTCACCATCGGCAAGGTGGAGGTCTACCAGGTCTTCTTCGGCTTCAACAGCGACACGTTGCGCGAGGAGTCCACGCCGACGCTGCACACCATCGCGGCGGTGCTGGCTCGGCACCCCGACTGGACGCTACGTGTGGACGGCCACACCGACAACATCGCTGGCGATGCCTACAACCTGGCGCTGTCCCGGCGGCGCGCCGCGGCCGTGAAGCGGGCGCTGGTGACAAAGCACGCCGTGCAGGACGGGCGCCTGCGCACCGATGGCTTCGGCGAAGGGCGCCCGCTCGACACGAACGACACCGTAGAGGGGCGAGCCCGAAACCGTCGCGTGGAGCTGGTGCGGATCACGCCGTGACCTCTGTCACCACCTGGGCGCGTGACGACGCGCGCACTCGAACGCGTCGGCCGATCTGACGACCGGAGGCGGCGCTTCGTTGCCGACATCCGGCGGGGCCTACAGATTGGGGAAAGCCCGTTCGTTCCCCAATCCCGGGTCCGGCATGTCCGACGGCAGTTCGCACCAGATCACTGACCTGCTGTTGCAGGTCCGCGAGGGGAAGTCGGATTCCCTCGAACGGCTGCTCCCGCTGGTGTACGGGGAGCTTCATCGTATCGCCAGCCGCCGGGTGCAAGGGCATGACCAGACCATCGGCGCCACCTCGCTCGTGCACGAGGCCTACCTCAAGCTCTTCCAGGGCGCGGGGATCGATGTGCAAACGCGCGGCCACTTCTTTGCTGTCGCGGCCACGGCAATGCGGCAGATCATCGTGGACCGGGCGCGCGCGCACCTGGCCGACAAGCGCGGCGGCGCGCATCGTCGTGTCACGCTCGAGGACGAGCTGGCCGCGACCGACGACCAGGCCGAGCAGGCGGTCGCGCTCGACGACGCGCTCGACCGGCTGGAGGCGCTGGACCCGCGACTGCGGCGCGTGGTGGAGTGTCGTTTCTTTGGCGGCCTCACCGAGGATGAAACAGCAGAGGCGGTGGGGGTCACCTCGCGCACCGTGCGCTCGGACTGGGTCAAGGCGCGCGCCTTGTTAGGCAGCTGGTTGCGCGACTGAGCGGCGGCGGCGGCGGTGCCTCAGTTCACCTTCACGCAGGAGGCGGACAGGTCGATCGTCACCGCTGCCGGGTGATCGAGGGGCCAGATGATCTCCAGTACCCACTCGGCCGACTTCCCTCCAAAGGCGGAGCTGTTGTAGCTGCTCAGCACGAAGGCCGATGGAAAGGTGACGAACCAGCCGCCGGCGGTCCCCGGTGGATTCGGGACGAAACCGCTTCGCTCCCCATACCAATTGGACAAGCCGCCAGCGATCGCGACCTTTCCCGCCGGACACCGGACCGTGAACTGTGACTTCGTCCCCGTCGTTCCCGACACCGAGTACGACGCGGTGACGATCTCGAACGCCGAGAGCGCGGTCGAGCCGCTGAGCGACGCAGGCGGGCCCGCCGGTCCAATCGGTCCGGTGGATCCCGTTGCTCCTGGCGGCCCGGCAGGACCGGCCACGCCCGCCACGCCGCTTGCCCCAGGCGGACCGGCATCGCCCTTGGGGCCGCTGGGCCCCTGGGGCCCTGCCGGTCCCGGCACACCGGTTGTAGGGCCCGCGGGACCTGGCGGCCCCTGTGGCCCGGTCGCTCCTTGCGGACCGGATGCTCCCGGCGCCCCCGCTGGTCCAACAGTGTTCCACTGCACCAGCGTATGATCGGCGCTGCGGCAGGTGGCCGACTGGCCGCTTAGGACCGCCAGGTAAATCGTCCCCGAACGCGGGACGACGCAGGCGAAGATCGGAGGGGACGACTGCTGCGCCTTCACGGCTCGCGATGCAAAGCCGCCCAGCGCCATGAGTGCGATGCATCCCACTGCCCGAGCATGCCGCGGCATCCTCGCTGTTCCTCGTGCAGTCGCAATCAGTTGATCCTGGCGCACGTGACCACCATGCGTGCGCGAAACGTCCCCACCGACTCGGCGCTCACGTGCACCACCCACTCTCGATCGGAATATCCGAACGCCTTGTTGGGATAGCTCCCGATTTCGTGCACCCACGGCGCGCCGCCGCCGGGCGAGTAGCCGCCGAACGAGTCGTCGCGCAGCAATCCGCCGCTGATCGCGATCTTGCCAACCGGGCACGTCGCGGTCACGAACGTCTGCGTGCCGGGCTGGGTGAAGGTGAACGACACGTTCGCCACCACGGTCTCCACGTTGCCGAGCGTCGCACTCCCTGCGAGGGAGCTGCCGGTTCCGGGCGGGCCCTGTGGACCGGCGGGCCCTTGCGGCCCCGTGGGACCGACGGCGCTCCACTGCACCAGCACATGGTCAGCGGCGCGGCATGTGCCTGGTGCTCCATTCTGTCCAACGAGGTACAGCGTGCCTGAGCGCGGTACGTAGCAGGCAAGCAATGGCGGGGTCGCCTGCTGCCCCTCCAGGGGCTGCCCCATGAGCAGTGGCGCCATCGCCAAGGCGCCCATCACAATGCGTGAACGAGGCATCAGCTCCTCCAGGTAGTGCCGCCAGGTGCACCGCGGCGTCGGGATCGAAAACACGTTCAGCGTCCCGCGGCGGCCAGCACGTCGATGGCGACGTCCAGCGCGAGGCCGAGTGCGTCTCGGTCGGCTTCCACGCCCACGTCGGTGCAGGTCGTGAGCGCGGTTCGTACGCGATCGACGTCGGCGCGCGTCGCGTTGAGGTAGGGAGACATCACCGAGCGCAGCGTCGCCAGGTCGGTGGTCACGCGACTCGAGCAGTTCCCAAGGGTAGGGGCGAGGCGCGCCGCCGCGTCCTCGAGTGCCGACACCGCGGTGGACGGAGGGCCGTTGGTGTTGGTCGGTGGCGGGGTCACCCCCGGTGAATCACCTCCACCACTCCCCCCGCATCCAACGAGGACTGCGCTCGTGATGCACGCGAGCAGTGCCAGCCGCGAGCCCGTCCGCAACGGTTGGGCGGCACGCGTGCGACAACGACGTGCGTTGTTGGCGGCTCGGACCCGCATCGGTTCAATCGTCCAGTTCATCAGCCGTCCACTCGCATTTGATGGTTGGTCATTCGCCAGGTCTCAGCACGGGTCCAGTGCCAGCACCCGGTCAACCCGTTGCTGGTTGGCGGCGTAGAAGGCGACGTTCGCGGGCGGTGGCTGGGGTGGCGGCGGTCGCATGCCGCTGGCGCGCGCTTCGTGCGCCATCCCCGCCATGGCCAGCGCCAGGGAGACTTCCACGAAGTCGCGCGGTGCCATGGACGCTCCCGCGAGCGCGGCCCGTACGCCCTTGTGCGCGTTGAGCGTGGCGACCTCCTGGGCGATGGAGGTGGCATCGCCCGTATTCGCGAGCCAGGTGCAGAACGACGGGTCGCGCTTCGCGAGCGCCGCCAACGCGGTGAAGGCCCGTTCCAGCTGCGCCAGGCGGTCCACGGCGAGCGGCGTCTTCACGGCGGCCTCTTGTTCGGCGATCGGCCAACTGTTCACGCCGCCCTGCGCGTGCGCGGCAAGAGGTGCCGCAACTGGCGCACCGGCCAGCAGGGCGAAGACGAGCGACCGCACAAGGGAGAGGCGCATGAGACGAGTAGTCGATGAAGTGAGGGGTCGGCGGCCAACGCAGCCGTCACTCACCTCAACGCCACCGTCCTCCGGAACCGGAAAAACCCGCGATGCATCGTCGGCAGCTCGTCACGCCGACCCGCGTTTCCGGATTCGGTCGCGCATCACGTGAAGAGGGTGCAGCCACGTGACGACGTATCACCCACCCGCCACCGACACCTGCACGGTCCAACCACCGGGGATATCTCGATGACTCGAACAACAGATTGCGCGGCCGGACACCACCGGAGGAGACGGATGGGCGTCTTTGCCCGTGCCCTGCTGGTCGGATGCCTAACGATGTCGAGCGCGCGTGCGGTCGCCGCGCAGCAACCGTCAGGCGTGGTGCTGGCCTGTGTGGTACCGAGGTCGGGCACCATCTACCTGATAGGGAGGGAGGGTGCGCCAGCGACCTGCCGCTCGGCCGACCATCTCCTGGTCCAGTGGAGCGCAGTCGGCCCTGCGGGGGCCCAGGGTCCGGCGGGACCACAGGGGCCCCCGGGGCCGAGTACCGGGGTACCGGGTCCGGCGGGGGCGCAAGGGCCCGCGGGCCCTCCCGGTGCGGTGGGCCCGGCAGGTGCAACGGGGTCGCAAGGGCCGGCCGGGCCCGATGGCAAGCCCGGACCGGCCGGGCCCGCCGGTCCTCAGGGGCTGCAAGGCGTCCCGG
Protein-coding regions in this window:
- a CDS encoding collagen-like protein, with product MGCIALMALGGFASRAVKAQQSSPPIFACVVPRSGTIYLAVLSGQSATCRSADHTLVQWNTVGPAGAPGASGPQGATGPQGPPGPAGPTTGVPGPAGPQGPSGPKGDAGPPGASGVAGVAGPAGPPGATGSTGPIGPAGPPASLSGSTALSAFEIVTASYSVSGTTGTKSQFTVRCPAGKVAIAGGLSNWYGERSGFVPNPPGTAGGWFVTFPSAFVLSSYNSSAFGGKSAEWVLEIIWPLDHPAAVTIDLSASCVKVN
- a CDS encoding serine/threonine protein kinase; protein product: MAPILERVVELPAGERAAYLDAACKGDLALRADVEGLLTVATGEPLWIDEVAFERFDALLHDVQRAADAPDDDAIGRQIGPFRLLSEIGRGGMGVVYRAERSDAQFRQQVALKLIKRGMDTDFVVRRFRAERQILASLAHPNIARLLDGGTTDDGRPYFVMEYIEGEPIDRYARTHALPLTARLELFLQVCDAVGYAHQQLVVHRDLKPLNILVTPGDVPKLLDFGIARILQDEGEGATGTGVRALTPAYASPGTTGRQ
- a CDS encoding sigma-70 family RNA polymerase sigma factor, translating into MSDGSSHQITDLLLQVREGKSDSLERLLPLVYGELHRIASRRVQGHDQTIGATSLVHEAYLKLFQGAGIDVQTRGHFFAVAATAMRQIIVDRARAHLADKRGGAHRRVTLEDELAATDDQAEQAVALDDALDRLEALDPRLRRVVECRFFGGLTEDETAEAVGVTSRTVRSDWVKARALLGSWLRD
- a CDS encoding OmpA family protein, translated to MRNVLPRPLPVVAGASRPALTVVAALVRGTGCATLGVSLAVGSVHAQGGSTPRGALPHIPLCAGLTITTAISQANGDYESIKTVRAVTARDVRLTYSSEGMVMEMLDAAPRLQRVNVRRTIARADLDTASLYLQQYSAFTPELVPGTTALGTSSAVLRSLMLRGRADVGIFIPFSGQAVLDRNEHPNVYDNAMVATLHRVAGSPVVVPVIVDDRPVDLPAIRVAGNFFGDSTELFFLDDPANPITLRFRFGIGAITQGDADLSNPLLGKVKAGDDRDVLRVVKISTRCEGGTSASGGASPGTAPPPAGEAGSEELARMEQALLTIGKVEVYQVFFGFNSDTLREESTPTLHTIAAVLARHPDWTLRVDGHTDNIAGDAYNLALSRRRAAAVKRALVTKHAVQDGRLRTDGFGEGRPLDTNDTVEGRARNRRVELVRITP
- a CDS encoding collagen-like protein; the protein is MTRTTDCAAGHHRRRRMGVFARALLVGCLTMSSARAVAAQQPSGVVLACVVPRSGTIYLIGREGAPATCRSADHLLVQWSAVGPAGAQGPAGPQGPPGPSTGVPGPAGAQGPAGPPGAVGPAGATGSQGPAGPDGKPGPAGPAGPQGLQGVPGPPGSLAASGALGSLERVVTRYFPNLAAGAGSGAQFFVATCPVGKVAIGGGVLDQTPGYGAYIPGSIRMTLFPWLVLGSYPNAAFGFSDREWVVQLGLASPEFYLGSTSPITVSVVAICAKVN